A region from the Caldicellulosiruptor naganoensis genome encodes:
- a CDS encoding fumarate hydratase — protein MRIISESVIESKVYEAINEAVCKLPEDIKEALKKAYEAEEDIAKYTLENLLKNIRMAEQKLRPVCQDTGAAVFFVDIGEKVFVEGSIKDAINRAVAKGYKDFYLRKSMVKSPIVRENTGDNTPAIIHFDFVKGDKITIYFMPKGFGSENKSALCMLSPADGTEGIENFVIETVKKAGSDPCPPIVVGIGIGGTFEKAAILSKRALLRKIGQRHPKPYIAELEIRLLDKINSLGIGPEGFGGRTTALDVFVEECPTHIAGLPVAVNICCHVARHVKIEI, from the coding sequence ATGAGAATAATTTCAGAAAGCGTAATCGAAAGCAAGGTGTATGAAGCCATAAACGAGGCTGTCTGCAAACTTCCAGAGGATATAAAAGAGGCTTTAAAAAAGGCGTATGAAGCAGAAGAGGACATTGCAAAGTATACATTGGAAAATCTTTTAAAAAACATCCGAATGGCAGAGCAGAAGTTGCGCCCAGTTTGTCAAGATACTGGTGCTGCTGTGTTTTTTGTCGACATAGGTGAAAAGGTATTTGTTGAAGGCTCAATAAAAGACGCCATTAACAGAGCTGTAGCAAAGGGATATAAAGACTTTTACTTGAGAAAATCAATGGTAAAAAGCCCAATTGTAAGGGAAAACACAGGCGATAACACACCTGCAATAATCCATTTTGACTTTGTAAAAGGAGACAAAATTACAATCTACTTCATGCCAAAAGGGTTTGGAAGCGAAAACAAAAGCGCGCTTTGCATGTTATCACCAGCTGATGGCACAGAAGGAATTGAGAACTTTGTAATAGAAACAGTGAAAAAAGCAGGATCTGACCCATGCCCACCAATTGTTGTTGGCATTGGTATAGGCGGAACATTTGAAAAGGCTGCAATTCTTTCAAAAAGAGCACTTTTGAGAAAGATTGGTCAGCGCCATCCAAAACCTTACATTGCAGAGCTTGAGATAAGGCTCCTTGATAAAATAAATTCACTTGGAATAGGGCCAGAAGGGTTTGGCGGCAGGACAACTGCACTTGATGTATTTGTAGAAGAGTGTCCAACACACATAGCAGGTCTTCCTGTTGCGGTAAATATTTGCTGCCATGTTGCAAGACATGTTAAGATTGAGATTTGA
- a CDS encoding CvpA family protein, whose amino-acid sequence MPNSADLIILIILIIGAWIGYKKGILRMAFDLGSYIISWFVAVWGYKYVGRAIESSSVLKGAIESFVKDKVVIRDTISPVVPEFFRGAAMEAHQALNKSLQDAATMVLINFIAMIATFIAAKVVIVAVKNALGFMRKVPVIGTIDGFGGLLAGIGVALIIIYIAFSIIYFFPNAQIFKTVQHYIRTSMFAEFLYENNILIMMMRQYLKIKI is encoded by the coding sequence ATGCCAAACTCAGCAGACCTGATTATTTTAATAATTCTCATTATTGGCGCGTGGATTGGGTACAAAAAAGGAATTTTGAGAATGGCATTTGACCTTGGGTCATACATAATCTCATGGTTTGTGGCAGTGTGGGGATATAAATATGTAGGCAGGGCAATTGAAAGTTCTTCTGTCTTAAAAGGAGCAATAGAAAGCTTTGTAAAAGACAAGGTTGTAATAAGGGACACCATTTCACCAGTTGTGCCAGAGTTTTTCAGAGGTGCTGCTATGGAGGCACACCAGGCTCTCAACAAAAGTCTTCAGGATGCTGCCACAATGGTTCTAATTAATTTTATTGCAATGATAGCTACATTCATTGCAGCAAAGGTTGTTATAGTCGCAGTCAAAAACGCGCTCGGGTTTATGAGAAAAGTGCCTGTGATTGGTACAATTGATGGCTTTGGCGGTCTTTTGGCAGGGATCGGAGTAGCTCTCATAATAATCTACATAGCATTCAGCATTATATACTTTTTCCCCAATGCACAAATTTTCAAAACAGTCCAGCACTACATCAGAACTTCAATGTTTGCTGAGTTTTTATACGAAAACAATATTCTCATAATGATGATGAGACAATATTTAAAAATAAAAATTTAG
- a CDS encoding SpoIIE family protein phosphatase translates to MDFKRINFSQSFYESILNGMLDLVRVIDIEGNVIFCNTMMKDVFGDQTGKKCYDLFCKNARCEDCIAIRSMKENTRSMKYATYKDRIYYVISSPIHDEAGNVIGTVEVFRDVTEQKKIEERLRRQNEILRRDLEFAKRLQQSLLPVVPKIEGYRITYTYKPCERLGGDFLDVINIDDKLVFYVADVAGHGLLASMVTVFVKQSIIKNAHTYIEESAQEIMKGVLLDFIEMNFPSEVYITIVLGILEKSTGKVSMISAGHVTEPILVRANKKIKMFSMKGQPIASVDLEQGFEVKETVLEKHDKLIFYSDGLTESKNKHGEMYGKKRLIKRILSIKNINTELLIRDLRNFATDLNDDIAILMVERI, encoded by the coding sequence ATGGATTTTAAAAGAATCAACTTTTCTCAGAGCTTTTATGAAAGCATATTAAATGGAATGTTAGACCTTGTCAGGGTCATTGATATAGAAGGAAATGTAATCTTTTGCAACACAATGATGAAAGATGTGTTTGGAGACCAGACCGGCAAGAAATGCTATGACCTTTTTTGCAAAAACGCACGATGTGAAGACTGCATTGCAATACGGTCAATGAAAGAAAATACAAGATCAATGAAATACGCTACATACAAAGATAGGATCTACTATGTCATAAGCTCTCCAATCCATGACGAAGCAGGCAATGTAATTGGCACGGTTGAGGTTTTCAGAGATGTCACAGAACAGAAGAAGATTGAAGAAAGGCTCAGACGCCAGAACGAGATTTTAAGAAGAGATTTAGAGTTTGCAAAAAGGCTTCAGCAATCTCTTTTGCCAGTTGTTCCTAAAATAGAAGGGTATAGAATTACATATACTTACAAGCCCTGTGAGAGGCTTGGAGGAGATTTTTTGGATGTCATAAATATTGACGATAAGTTAGTGTTCTATGTTGCAGACGTAGCAGGACATGGGCTTTTGGCTTCAATGGTAACAGTTTTTGTAAAGCAGAGTATCATAAAAAATGCTCATACATACATAGAAGAAAGTGCACAAGAGATTATGAAAGGTGTTCTTTTGGACTTTATTGAGATGAACTTTCCGAGTGAAGTGTACATAACAATTGTCTTGGGGATATTAGAAAAGAGCACAGGGAAGGTTAGCATGATTTCTGCAGGGCATGTGACAGAGCCTATTTTGGTCAGGGCAAACAAGAAAATAAAGATGTTTTCAATGAAAGGGCAGCCGATTGCCTCAGTCGATTTAGAACAGGGGTTTGAGGTAAAAGAGACAGTCTTAGAGAAGCACGACAAATTAATTTTCTATTCAGATGGGCTTACTGAAAGTAAAAACAAACATGGCGAGATGTACGGTAAAAAAAGGCTAATAAAAAGAATTCTCAGTATCAAAAACATCAACACAGAACTTTTGATAAGAGACCTGAGAAATTTTGCAACAGACTTGAATGATGACATAGCTATATTGATGGTAGAGAGGATTTAA
- a CDS encoding DUF4446 family protein encodes MKDFLATYSNQVIIALLAINMILFLLLLIQSAKNANLKRRFLALVKNEDLKTIEEILKTTNQKIDYFEEVLKALHKSHRILSENSKLNIKKLGVVRYDAFENVGSKLSFAIALLDEYDNGVVLNSIYSRDGSSIYAKPIENGLSKYPLSAEEMQAIDLARKNYLAKEIKE; translated from the coding sequence ATGAAAGATTTTCTTGCCACATATTCAAACCAGGTTATAATTGCTCTTCTTGCAATCAACATGATACTTTTTTTACTACTCCTTATCCAGTCAGCAAAGAATGCAAACCTCAAACGGCGTTTTTTGGCACTTGTAAAAAATGAGGATTTAAAGACTATAGAGGAGATATTGAAAACAACAAACCAAAAAATAGATTACTTTGAAGAGGTTTTAAAGGCGCTGCATAAAAGCCACAGAATATTGAGCGAAAATTCAAAGCTGAATATCAAAAAGCTCGGGGTTGTGAGGTATGATGCATTTGAAAATGTGGGCAGCAAGCTCAGCTTTGCAATAGCACTTTTAGATGAGTATGACAATGGAGTTGTTCTAAATAGCATATATTCAAGAGATGGGTCAAGCATATATGCAAAGCCAATTGAAAATGGACTTTCTAAATATCCACTCTCAGCTGAAGAGATGCAGGCAATTGACCTGGCGAGAAAAAACTATCTTGCAAAAGAGATAAAAGAATAA
- a CDS encoding IS607 family transposase: protein MSRRTLINWEKEGLITSLRLPMGRRRYKKEDIEKLLGMIEEKPKPTVVLYARVSTKKQEEYLKNQIRRLEEYAKLQGWQYEVISEIASKVDENRRGLLKLLNKIKRGEVTKVVIEYPDRLARFRFEYLKFFMESFGVELVVLNGRGNEEEINRELAEDLIAIVTFFAARIYRQRGGNSSGEASF from the coding sequence ATCAGCCGAAGAACACTAATAAACTGGGAGAAGGAAGGGTTAATAACATCTCTCAGGCTACCTATGGGAAGGAGAAGGTATAAAAAAGAAGACATAGAAAAACTACTTGGCATGATAGAGGAAAAACCAAAACCAACCGTTGTTTTGTATGCAAGAGTCTCTACTAAAAAGCAAGAAGAGTACCTTAAAAACCAAATTAGAAGACTTGAAGAATATGCCAAGTTGCAAGGTTGGCAGTATGAAGTTATATCTGAAATAGCCAGCAAAGTAGATGAAAACAGGAGAGGACTATTAAAACTTTTGAACAAAATCAAAAGAGGAGAAGTTACAAAAGTTGTAATAGAGTATCCTGACAGGCTTGCAAGGTTTAGATTTGAATATCTTAAGTTTTTCATGGAGAGTTTTGGGGTAGAACTTGTAGTGTTAAATGGCAGAGGAAACGAAGAAGAAATTAACAGAGAACTGGCAGAGGACTTAATAGCGATAGTAACATTTTTTGCAGCGAGGATTTATAGACAAAGAGGTGGTAACAGTTCAGGCGAAGCTAGTTTTTGA
- a CDS encoding ParB/RepB/Spo0J family partition protein — MKKRLGKGLDALFADSTQSFEENVENVQETTNEKVEEIEIDKILPSGDQPRKIFDENEIEELAQSIRSVGLIQPLIARKEGDKYILIAGERRLRACKLAGLQKVPCIVRNYSNTTEIALIENIQRKDLNPYEEALAYKKLLEEYGYTQEELAKKLGISRSKIANSLRILNIGQNILQMIIEGKISEGHAKVLLSVEDETERENLAKLVVDKNLSVRELEEIIKAKNEQKKNEVENKVLRELEENLMKIFGLRVKIYRKKKKGKVEIEFNNDEELEKIISILMP; from the coding sequence ATGAAAAAAAGACTTGGCAAGGGACTTGATGCCCTGTTTGCTGATAGTACCCAAAGCTTTGAGGAGAATGTGGAGAATGTACAGGAAACTACAAATGAGAAGGTTGAAGAAATAGAAATTGATAAGATTTTGCCCTCAGGTGACCAGCCAAGAAAAATATTTGATGAAAATGAAATTGAAGAACTTGCACAGTCGATTAGAAGTGTTGGGCTTATTCAGCCGCTTATTGCGAGAAAAGAAGGAGATAAATACATTCTAATTGCAGGGGAGAGAAGGCTTAGAGCTTGCAAATTAGCAGGACTTCAAAAAGTCCCTTGCATTGTGAGAAACTATTCAAATACAACCGAGATCGCGTTAATTGAAAATATTCAGCGAAAAGACTTAAATCCATATGAAGAAGCGCTTGCTTATAAAAAGCTTTTAGAGGAATATGGGTATACTCAAGAAGAACTTGCGAAAAAGCTTGGAATTTCAAGGTCAAAGATTGCAAATTCCTTGAGGATATTAAATATTGGCCAGAATATATTGCAGATGATTATTGAGGGAAAGATTTCAGAAGGTCACGCAAAGGTGCTTTTGTCGGTAGAAGATGAAACAGAAAGAGAGAATTTGGCAAAACTTGTTGTTGACAAGAATTTGAGTGTGAGAGAACTTGAAGAGATTATAAAGGCAAAGAATGAACAAAAAAAGAATGAAGTTGAAAATAAAGTGTTGAGGGAGCTTGAGGAAAATCTTATGAAGATATTTGGTCTTAGAGTAAAGATTTATAGGAAGAAAAAAAAGGGAAAAGTTGAGATAGAGTTTAACAATGACGAGGAACTTGAAAAGATTATCTCAATACTCATGCCATAA
- a CDS encoding ParA family protein has protein sequence MARVVAIVNQKGGVGKTTTCVNLTAAISSKGKKVLAIDCDPQGNLTSGFGIDKKALEKTTYEVLIGSADIRDVIIKDKFKNLDICPANINLAGSEIELVSMIAREYRLKDAIESIKNEYDYIFIDCPPSLGLLTLNALAASDSVIIPIQCEYYALEGLSQLSNTINLVRKHLNKHLEIDGVVLTMFDSRTNLSLEVVEEVKKYFGEKVFLSIIPRNVRLSEAPSFGLPGIFYDPDSKGARAYMELADEYLIKIEKNNIKEV, from the coding sequence ATGGCAAGAGTTGTGGCAATTGTCAATCAAAAAGGTGGGGTTGGTAAGACAACAACCTGTGTAAATTTGACTGCTGCTATAAGCTCAAAGGGTAAAAAAGTATTAGCTATTGACTGTGACCCTCAGGGAAATCTCACAAGTGGTTTTGGCATTGACAAAAAGGCATTAGAAAAGACAACGTATGAGGTTCTGATAGGTAGTGCGGATATAAGAGATGTTATAATAAAGGATAAATTTAAAAACTTAGATATATGCCCTGCCAATATAAATTTGGCAGGTAGTGAGATTGAGCTTGTCTCTATGATCGCAAGAGAGTATAGGTTAAAAGATGCAATTGAATCTATCAAAAACGAATATGATTACATATTCATTGACTGTCCACCGTCTTTGGGATTATTAACGCTTAATGCTTTGGCTGCATCTGATTCTGTTATAATACCCATTCAATGTGAGTACTATGCTTTAGAGGGGCTTTCGCAGCTTTCCAATACAATAAATCTTGTAAGAAAACATTTGAACAAACATCTTGAGATTGATGGTGTTGTACTTACCATGTTTGACTCAAGAACAAATCTTTCTCTTGAGGTTGTAGAAGAGGTGAAAAAGTATTTTGGCGAGAAGGTTTTTTTGAGCATAATCCCAAGGAATGTGAGGCTCTCTGAGGCACCTTCGTTTGGACTTCCCGGGATTTTTTACGACCCTGATTCTAAAGGTGCAAGGGCATATATGGAACTTGCTGATGAGTACCTGATAAAGATTGAAAAGAATAATATCAAAGAGGTGTAA
- a CDS encoding phosphate ABC transporter substrate-binding protein PstS family protein — MKKFISKSKNLISILIAFSILASALFAHTTSFAQTLNVKSKSLPTSTNQRQIVITFSENISKGENYNKITLTKNKKSKVAFTASIAANKLIISIKDPLTPKAQYQLIIPAKAVKGTKGASNRELKFTFIPQSQSTNLSGRILIAGSTSVQPLADELAKYFMQQNPKVSIEVQGGGSSVGIKSAIQGIVDIGTSSRELTEDERKQLAAKGWQEIKIAEDGIAVIVHKTNPVSNLSVEQIRDIFSGKIKNWKEVGGKNAPIVVVTREEGSGTRGAFEEIVMGKAKITDSAIVQPSTGAVKTTVSQDENAIGFISLGVLDSTVKGVKVDGVEPTEKNVKLGKYKVKRPFLFLVSKNPSRVTKAFVDFVLSDEGQAIVAKNYISVK; from the coding sequence ATGAAAAAGTTCATTTCAAAATCAAAAAATCTCATTTCAATTTTGATTGCTTTTTCTATCTTAGCATCAGCTCTATTTGCCCATACAACAAGCTTTGCTCAGACACTTAATGTAAAATCAAAGTCATTACCCACATCTACAAACCAAAGGCAGATAGTAATTACATTTTCAGAGAATATCTCAAAAGGTGAAAACTACAATAAAATTACACTTACCAAAAACAAAAAGTCAAAAGTTGCATTCACAGCTTCAATTGCAGCAAACAAACTCATCATATCAATAAAAGATCCTTTGACACCGAAAGCACAGTACCAACTTATAATCCCCGCAAAGGCAGTAAAAGGCACAAAAGGGGCGTCTAACAGAGAATTAAAATTTACATTTATTCCACAATCACAATCCACAAATCTTTCTGGAAGGATACTCATTGCAGGTTCAACATCTGTTCAGCCACTTGCCGATGAGCTTGCTAAATACTTCATGCAGCAAAATCCAAAGGTTTCTATTGAGGTTCAAGGTGGAGGGTCATCTGTTGGTATAAAATCCGCTATCCAAGGCATTGTTGATATTGGAACATCATCAAGAGAACTCACAGAAGATGAGAGAAAGCAGCTTGCCGCAAAAGGTTGGCAGGAGATAAAGATTGCAGAAGATGGAATAGCAGTAATTGTACATAAGACAAATCCAGTTTCTAACTTGAGTGTTGAGCAAATAAGAGATATATTCTCTGGCAAAATTAAAAACTGGAAAGAGGTTGGCGGTAAAAACGCTCCTATTGTAGTTGTTACACGTGAGGAAGGTTCAGGTACAAGAGGAGCATTTGAAGAGATAGTTATGGGCAAAGCAAAGATAACAGACTCGGCAATTGTTCAGCCATCAACAGGTGCTGTCAAAACAACAGTATCACAGGATGAAAACGCAATAGGATTTATTTCGCTTGGCGTTTTGGACAGCACAGTAAAAGGTGTAAAAGTTGATGGAGTTGAACCAACAGAGAAAAATGTAAAGCTTGGAAAGTACAAAGTTAAAAGGCCATTCCTTTTCTTAGTATCAAAGAATCCAAGTAGAGTGACAAAAGCATTTGTAGACTTTGTACTATCAGATGAAGGTCAGGCAATTGTCGCAAAGAATTATATCTCCGTTAAATAA
- a CDS encoding alkaline phosphatase gives MKKFLKSKKATIISVLLILCLVLSTLVFASQEADENSNKVKNVILMIPDGMTIAHTTLARWYQGGEPLSMDEIACGLVRTHSANNPITDSAPAATAYATGYKTQNRYLSIYPEIASMPGVGQVEEKDFFKPIVTILEAAKKIGKSTGLVVTCQFPHATPAAFAAHTDNRNDYENIAEQMVYNQVDVVFGGGWKYIDKNQRKDKEDLVQYLKNNAFVVTNKWEDLKNKSPRKVWGLFARDAMHYDFDRSGTGEPSLAEMTQKALQILSKNKNGFFLMVEGSQIDWASHANDPVGVVSEVLAFDKAVKVALDFAKSRDDTAVIIASDHNNGGMTLGNYSTKIDSVFLNDFLKYIKKAKRTGSGIEDLLGNNRTDENIKKIVSQYYGVDNLTQDEIDAIKKAPAGRLNYVLGPIISKRSYIGWTTNEHTGEEVVLYAYHPNGYVPHGVIDNTEVCDYMAEILGIDLGSFNQNSYISNVDLEEKGFDVTIDTSNPNNVQLVINIKGKTYIVPQNKNIVIEGNKQYTLKYVNVYIPSAKRFFVSSEIEEILK, from the coding sequence ATGAAAAAATTTTTAAAATCTAAAAAGGCTACTATAATCTCGGTACTTCTTATTCTCTGTCTTGTTTTAAGCACCCTTGTCTTTGCAAGCCAAGAAGCTGATGAAAACTCTAACAAAGTCAAAAACGTAATACTCATGATACCAGATGGCATGACAATAGCCCACACCACTTTGGCAAGATGGTATCAAGGCGGAGAACCTCTTTCAATGGATGAGATAGCATGTGGGCTTGTGAGAACACATTCTGCAAACAACCCAATAACTGACTCAGCACCAGCTGCAACAGCATATGCAACAGGATACAAAACACAAAACAGATATCTTTCCATCTATCCTGAGATTGCTTCAATGCCAGGTGTTGGCCAGGTTGAAGAAAAAGACTTCTTCAAACCAATCGTGACAATCTTAGAAGCAGCAAAAAAGATTGGAAAGTCAACAGGCCTTGTTGTAACTTGTCAATTTCCCCATGCAACACCTGCAGCCTTTGCAGCGCATACAGATAATAGGAATGACTACGAAAACATAGCTGAACAGATGGTTTACAATCAGGTTGATGTTGTATTTGGTGGTGGGTGGAAGTATATTGATAAAAATCAAAGAAAAGACAAAGAGGATTTAGTTCAGTATTTAAAAAACAATGCATTTGTTGTAACAAACAAGTGGGAAGATTTGAAAAACAAATCACCAAGAAAGGTTTGGGGACTTTTTGCTCGGGATGCAATGCACTATGACTTTGATAGAAGCGGAACAGGTGAACCATCGTTGGCTGAGATGACACAAAAAGCACTGCAGATTTTATCAAAAAACAAAAATGGATTTTTCTTGATGGTTGAAGGAAGTCAAATAGACTGGGCATCACATGCAAATGACCCTGTTGGTGTTGTCTCAGAGGTGCTTGCGTTTGACAAGGCAGTAAAAGTAGCCTTAGATTTTGCAAAATCAAGAGATGATACAGCAGTAATAATTGCATCAGACCACAATAACGGTGGAATGACCTTAGGAAATTACTCAACTAAAATAGATTCTGTTTTTCTCAATGATTTCTTAAAATATATCAAAAAAGCAAAAAGAACAGGCAGTGGAATTGAAGATTTGCTTGGAAACAACAGGACAGATGAGAATATCAAAAAAATAGTTTCACAATATTACGGAGTTGACAATCTCACTCAAGATGAAATAGATGCAATCAAAAAGGCGCCAGCAGGAAGGCTTAATTATGTTCTCGGTCCAATCATCAGCAAGCGTTCATATATCGGCTGGACTACAAATGAGCACACAGGTGAAGAGGTTGTACTGTATGCCTACCATCCAAACGGATATGTTCCTCATGGTGTTATAGACAACACAGAAGTTTGTGATTATATGGCTGAGATTTTGGGAATAGACCTTGGCAGTTTCAACCAAAATAGTTACATTTCGAACGTAGATTTAGAAGAAAAGGGTTTTGATGTCACAATTGATACAAGCAATCCAAATAATGTTCAGCTTGTGATAAATATCAAAGGCAAGACATATATTGTGCCACAAAATAAGAATATAGTAATTGAAGGAAACAAACAATATACTCTCAAATATGTAAATGTGTACATTCCAAGTGCAAAAAGATTCTTCGTGTCAAGTGAGATAGAAGAAATATTGAAATAG
- a CDS encoding ParB/RepB/Spo0J family partition protein yields the protein MIPIDKVLPNPFQPRTNFDEKLIEGLAESIKNYGLLQPIIVRKRGEVYYLIAGERRLRACKHLGMDKIKAIVINVTDIESAILALIENTQHQDLDFFEEAQDYKQLIDEFGLTQVEIAKRVGKTQSAIANKIRLFSLPADIRWIIRENDLSERHARALLKLESEDDMKYILQRIIEGGLTSFAVRKANF from the coding sequence ATGATACCTATAGACAAGGTTTTGCCAAATCCATTTCAGCCGCGTACTAATTTTGATGAAAAGCTTATAGAAGGGCTTGCTGAGTCAATAAAAAATTATGGGCTTTTGCAGCCGATAATTGTGAGAAAACGTGGTGAGGTTTATTACCTTATCGCTGGTGAAAGAAGGCTGAGAGCTTGTAAGCACCTTGGTATGGACAAGATTAAGGCAATTGTTATAAATGTTACAGACATTGAAAGTGCCATACTTGCACTTATAGAGAACACTCAGCACCAAGACCTTGACTTTTTTGAAGAAGCACAAGATTACAAACAGCTTATAGATGAGTTTGGCTTAACTCAGGTTGAGATAGCAAAAAGAGTTGGAAAGACACAAAGTGCCATTGCAAATAAAATAAGGCTGTTTTCACTTCCTGCTGATATACGATGGATTATTCGTGAAAATGACCTTTCTGAGCGTCATGCTCGAGCACTTTTAAAGCTTGAGTCAGAGGATGATATGAAATACATACTGCAAAGAATAATTGAAGGTGGGCTTACAAGTTTCGCAGTCAGAAAGGCTAATTTCTGA
- the rsmG gene encoding 16S rRNA (guanine(527)-N(7))-methyltransferase RsmG — translation MELLDRVLEFYSVKNSPVAKELLLRFMKLVLEKNKLFNLTAIESEDEFVIKHIADSLSLIKFLQNGDGKSVRVVDIGSGFGVPGIPVKIAKPSISLVLNDSNKKKCNFMSEAKDHLGLSGIEVVCQRAEELGKEVEFRESFDFAFARAVDKLNVLCEYAIPLLKIGGAFLAQKGFECEDELESAKNAIAMLGGEIEKIEKFTLPESDEKRSIIVIRKLRQTPIEFPRKTKQIIKKPLS, via the coding sequence ATGGAGCTTTTAGATAGAGTTTTAGAGTTTTATAGTGTAAAAAATAGTCCTGTTGCAAAAGAACTTCTTTTGAGATTTATGAAATTAGTTCTTGAGAAAAATAAACTCTTTAATCTCACAGCAATTGAAAGTGAAGATGAGTTTGTGATAAAACACATTGCAGACTCACTTTCTTTGATAAAATTTCTTCAAAACGGTGATGGAAAATCAGTGCGTGTAGTTGACATTGGTTCTGGTTTTGGGGTTCCTGGGATCCCTGTAAAGATTGCAAAACCAAGTATAAGCTTGGTTTTAAATGATTCTAACAAGAAAAAGTGCAATTTTATGAGTGAAGCAAAAGACCATTTGGGTTTATCTGGCATTGAAGTTGTATGCCAAAGAGCAGAAGAGCTTGGAAAAGAGGTTGAGTTTAGAGAGAGTTTTGACTTTGCGTTTGCAAGAGCTGTGGACAAACTAAATGTTCTTTGCGAATACGCGATACCTCTTTTGAAGATTGGTGGAGCTTTTTTGGCCCAGAAAGGTTTTGAATGTGAGGATGAGCTTGAGAGCGCCAAAAATGCAATTGCAATGCTTGGTGGTGAGATAGAAAAGATTGAAAAATTCACATTGCCAGAATCAGATGAGAAGAGAAGTATAATTGTCATAAGAAAATTGCGACAAACTCCGATTGAGTTTCCCAGAAAAACAAAGCAAATAATAAAAAAGCCCCTTAGTTGA